GGCATTGTTGTTACACCTAAAATTGTAATAGAGCCAGATCCTTCAAAATCTACTGCTTTTTCGTATCTTGAAGCTAATTGTGAATATAGATCTCCAGGATAACCTCTATTAGAAGGTACTTGTTCTTGAGTAATGGCAATTTCTTTCATAGCATCTGCAAAGTTAGTCATATCTGTTAATAAAACAAGAACTTTTTTCCCCTGCAATGCAAATTTTTCAGCAACAGCTAATGAAATATCTGGTACCATAAGGGACTCTACAATTGGGTCTGAAGCAGTGTGAACAAACATTATTGTTCTACTCATTGCTCCACCATTTTCAAGTTCCTCTTTAAAGAATAAATAATCATCGTATTTAAGACCCATTCCACCAAGAATGATTAAATCAACCTCTGCTTGCATAGCTATTCTAGATAATAGTTGATTGTACGGTTCACCAGAAACAGAGAAAATTGGCAATTTTTGAGATTCAACAAGAGTGTTAAACAAATCAATCATTGGAATCCCTGTTCTAATCATATTTCTTGGTATAATTCTTTTTGACGGATTTACAGATGGACCACCAATAGTGATTAAATTATCTGTTAATTCAGGTCCATTGTCACGAGGTTTACCGGAACCATCAAAGATTCTACCCATTAAATTATCGGAAAATGATACCCTCATTGGATTCCCAAGGAATCTTACTTCATCATTTGTAGCAATACCTCGACCACCTGCAAAAACCTGCATTGATACAAGATCTCTATCTAGTTTAATAACCTCAGCTAACGTATCACCATAAGTAGTTGACACCATTGCTAATTCACCATATTGAACGTCAGTTGCCCTAACAGAGATAACATTTCCTGATATTGTTTCTATCTTACTATATACTTTTCTCATACTAAACTACACTCCCGCCTGAAGAAGTTCATTAGCTCTGCTTTCTAGGCCAATTTTCTTACTATTTAAAATATCAACCATAGCTTTTTCATGCTTTAAGAACTCTTCACTTTGCCACTCTACACCATTGTAATCAATAAATTCCTGTCTTAAACTATTAAAATAGGATCTTGCATCATTTTTATCTTTAAATGAAAATTCTGCACCCATAATTTCAAGGATATATTTGAAAACATGTTTTTG
The sequence above is drawn from the Candidatus Delongbacteria bacterium genome and encodes:
- a CDS encoding V-type ATP synthase subunit B, whose protein sequence is MRKVYSKIETISGNVISVRATDVQYGELAMVSTTYGDTLAEVIKLDRDLVSMQVFAGGRGIATNDEVRFLGNPMRVSFSDNLMGRIFDGSGKPRDNGPELTDNLITIGGPSVNPSKRIIPRNMIRTGIPMIDLFNTLVESQKLPIFSVSGEPYNQLLSRIAMQAEVDLIILGGMGLKYDDYLFFKEELENGGAMSRTIMFVHTASDPIVESLMVPDISLAVAEKFALQGKKVLVLLTDMTNFADAMKEIAITQEQVPSNRGYPGDLYSQLASRYEKAVDFEGSGSITILGVTTMPGDDVTHPVPDNTGYITEGQYYLKNGRIEPFGSLSRLKQQVNDKTREDHRAIMDGMIKLYAAYKSSLEKKSMGFNMSAWDDKLLKYGEQFEKGMMDLSVNIPLEKALDLGWEIMASCFEKEETGLKTDLINRYWPKGL